The sequence TACATTATAATAAGATAtggttttaaatgatttaaagttgttcaaggcatattattgcattggtatcTTACATGATATACGTCCTTTTTAAGTCTTTGAGAGTTTCCGTGAACACTCTGAtgagcgtgtccctttaaatgttgtcgccgcagggaattgtgggtcagcattatctggtctcctttggtaaggGATGCATCAGtatttcctaggctaaaggaggttataaagtaAGCATTGGTCCTCCCTTTTCTTAGCGTTTAGAGAATTGGGATGCTCCTTATCGTGGCTGCcatttaaacacttccgggggtaaaggaacagtggataggaaatgAGATAGGAGTGAATATTGGGACTTGTGAGTCCTCTGTGAGCGTACCTGTCAGTAGTTGCACACATGTCTGTCCCAGGCCCAGCCAGTGCCAGGGGTTAAAGGGCAACAGgctgcacagctgctgcagacacTCCACCTTAGGGACCAAAGCTGCAGACTGCTGGTGGATGCTGACCTTCAGCAGCAGGATACTGGTCAGGTGACTGGTGTTGGTGGCTTCTTTACTCTGAAGGGTCACAACAACACCTCAAGCTTTAACAATGAGGAACACACTAACCCTTCTTTCTACAGACGATGCAGTAGGTAGTTTAGGCATCATTGAACAGTGAAATAGTTACTAGTATATGAGCCAGGTCCAGTGCCTGCTCCCTCTGTCCCATCCTGGAGCAGCAGCGAGCCATGGCCTCCAGGATATCCCTCCTGATGGACAGGTTGTTGTCAGAGATCCATGGCAGGCAGCTGCTGTACGCCTCCCACGCTTTCTGAGAGACAGACACAGTAGAggactagtgtgtgtgtgtgtgtgatacagttaatcataatttaatgcTACAAAGACTGGAAAGTGTTATTAAGATTAAAGGGACAGAAtgaggttggtttaaatcctatttATCAGACAGAACACGCTTTGTTCATGTTAGGTCCAATACTCTTTAAACAGTGGCTATCATTACATAACACATATCCATATACcggcattctatccgtacgcaacgCCCCTCATTGGGTCTCCAATGAGACGCTACGCACTTGTACTTTCATTTGTATTAATATGTCAACTACgatacggactaactaaccctaacttaCGTTACGgactacctaaccctaaactacgttacgaactaactaacccgaacctacgttacggactaggGGTTAGAAAGGATGTCCTGAGCCCGTGCTACTTTaagtaaccctaacctaacctacgttacggactaactaaccctaactctaaccctaaactatgttacaaactaactaaccctaaccgtaactctaaccctaaactatgttacaaactaactaaccctaaccacacAGAATGGTCGCGCGACTTCCGGTAACGTCATCTTCCGTACGTATAGAATGACAGCGATCTgtacgcccctcattggccagttggGTACGTATTATGTGCTAGGAGACACTTCCtattctttacattatatatgcttccactaagGCACATTATAACCATAATACAttcatattttacaacataaatgTACCTGGTAGTCCTTCTGCCTCAGAGCCAGGTCTCCTCTGAACTTATTGACTTTCTGCTTCTCCACAGGATCGTCTGTATCCAGAGCTTCACTGAGACAGAAccactgcacacaaacacatcacacaggTCCCTGAACGCACCACAGGAGAGCCGTAGGACGAATTATACAAATTACacctccaaaaacatgcaatacTTCACTGAATGATAAAACCATCCACCATAAACCATACGGGGCAATAAAACCACCATGACTGGTATCAGCGTCCATAGTCCACAGCTGTAGTGTTAATGTTACCTGGTCCTCACACACTTTGGCGTTATAAGCcgtcacagacacacacactcggtCTTTGGCTTCATTAAACACGGAGTCATCAAACGTGCTTCCTAAGATCTCCATCTGAGGCTTCAAATCATTACAATTACGGCAGTGGTTATCCGTACGTAGCCGTATTGTccgtcattggccagtttaggtcacgtgagcacccctcattggtcagtgcttctgtttgctattaatacgtagattcctaaacaacgttacagactaactaacccaaGCACCGGTGGTTATTCGTACAGCTACGTACGGCTAGCCACTCTGTACAATTATAGACTGTCCTACACTATAAACTGTCCGtcttaaaaagaacaaacaaacactagTTCCGGTTAGAAACGTTCCCACGGAGAGCAGAGCATGATAGACAATGAAACAGCAACAACACGTCCTATGATTATAACTagactttatttttg is a genomic window of Gouania willdenowi chromosome 16, fGouWil2.1, whole genome shotgun sequence containing:
- the c16h8orf76 gene encoding uncharacterized protein C8orf76 homolog yields the protein MEILGSTFDDSVFNEAKDRVCVSVTAYNAKVCEDQWFCLSEALDTDDPVEKQKVNKFRGDLALRQKDYQKAWEAYSSCLPWISDNNLSIRRDILEAMARCCSRMGQREQALDLAHILSKEATNTSHLTSILLLKVSIHQQSAALVPKVECLQQLCSLLPFNPWHWLGLGQTCVQLLTERREAAGLQGGGHTEEAELSEDRLWLKACTGFIRTRLLLRILRQQQASFVLQRSEKALHTSEEALQRLNPTESTVQHLTEVMSEDLVPEKMREDYQDGESLTSVCLQSFTERWWNKILLITHTHTHTLRPDEGHMRTESLRLKMLSQHQ